One Nitrospina watsonii DNA segment encodes these proteins:
- a CDS encoding NAD(P)/FAD-dependent oxidoreductase, which produces MDKNSRAGDERPKVVIIGAGFGGLNCARALAGHSVDVSLLDRRNYHVFTPLLYQVATSLLNPSDIAVPVRTLFRHSPNVMFYETEVTGIDFSAMRVHTVEDIDFEYDYLVIASGSTTHFYGNDPLAEQAYGLKDLTEALELRNHIIRCFDHASRLQEQGEKDIALWLTFVAVGGGPTGVEYAGALGELVRLVMVKDYPELPRDRIQIVLVEAGKQLLTGFSDDATDIARTTLNRYDIEVILNDPVKSYEHDTLSLASGKTLTTKTVIWAAGVKASPLAEKLEVEKTHPGRLVVDAFLRLQGQDRVFAIGDIASFTQDEQELPMLASPAIQQGRYVARSILRRVRWKKPKPFHYRDRGMMAVIGRNTGIARMGRFVVNGFVGWLLWLGVHIFFLIGFRNRLSVLLYWAWNYVFYDRPARIVIPRPQRKPRHRKNARRKRQ; this is translated from the coding sequence ATGGACAAAAATTCACGAGCAGGCGATGAGCGCCCGAAGGTGGTGATCATCGGCGCCGGGTTTGGCGGTTTGAACTGCGCACGCGCCCTGGCGGGTCACTCGGTGGACGTTTCTCTCCTTGATCGTCGCAATTACCACGTGTTCACCCCTCTGCTTTACCAGGTCGCCACCTCCCTGCTGAATCCGAGCGACATCGCCGTGCCCGTACGCACGCTGTTCCGTCATTCCCCGAATGTGATGTTCTATGAAACGGAGGTCACCGGCATTGACTTCAGCGCCATGCGCGTCCATACGGTGGAAGATATCGACTTCGAATACGATTACCTCGTCATCGCTTCGGGAAGCACCACGCATTTTTACGGCAACGATCCTCTAGCCGAACAGGCGTACGGGTTGAAGGACCTGACCGAAGCGCTGGAGTTGCGCAACCACATCATCCGTTGTTTCGATCACGCATCGCGTCTGCAGGAACAAGGTGAAAAAGACATCGCCCTCTGGCTCACGTTCGTCGCCGTTGGCGGCGGGCCCACCGGCGTGGAGTACGCAGGCGCTCTGGGTGAACTGGTCCGGCTGGTCATGGTCAAGGATTACCCGGAACTGCCGCGCGACCGCATCCAGATCGTGCTGGTGGAAGCGGGGAAACAACTGCTCACCGGATTTTCGGACGACGCCACCGACATCGCACGCACCACCCTCAACCGCTATGACATTGAAGTCATCCTGAACGATCCGGTGAAATCGTACGAACACGACACCCTGTCGCTCGCCAGCGGCAAAACCCTCACCACCAAAACCGTCATCTGGGCGGCAGGAGTGAAGGCCTCTCCGCTGGCGGAAAAACTCGAAGTCGAAAAAACGCACCCGGGGCGTCTGGTGGTGGACGCGTTCCTGCGCTTGCAGGGACAGGACCGGGTCTTCGCCATCGGCGACATTGCCTCGTTCACCCAGGATGAACAGGAGTTGCCCATGTTGGCGTCGCCGGCGATCCAGCAAGGACGTTACGTGGCGCGATCCATCCTGCGACGGGTCCGCTGGAAAAAACCGAAGCCGTTCCACTACCGCGACCGCGGCATGATGGCGGTCATCGGACGCAATACCGGTATCGCCCGCATGGGTCGTTTTGTCGTCAACGGGTTCGTCGGCTGGTTGTTGTGGCTGGGGGTGCACATCTTTTTTCTGATCGGTTTCCGCAACCGGCTGTCGGTCCTCCTCTACTGGGCGTGGAACTACGTGTTTTATGACCGGCCGGCGCGCATCGTCATCCCCCGGCCGCAGCGCAAACCGCGCCACCGGAAAAACGCCCGGCGCAAGCGCCAATGA